A genome region from Leptospira stimsonii includes the following:
- a CDS encoding glycerophosphodiester phosphodiesterase has translation MIEKIKDRRDLSRPLVFAHRGLSGTFPENTMIAFRKAIDAKADLIELDVTLSEDREVVVIHDDDLDRTTKLVGNVRRFDSEILSELDAGSWFSKKFKKERIPFLRDVLRLIRNSKTDLNIEIKSTGMDFPMREDSIEKRVLDLVLKNGLEKRIVISSFSWECLERVRNLNSKIKLGVLVGDDESGNLEEAIVFAEKFEAWSIHPSREEAKEENLKRIQEKNFLSVVYTVNEVDEMKRFLDRGADGLFTNFAKDMRRLLKKAY, from the coding sequence ATGATCGAAAAAATCAAAGATCGAAGAGATTTAAGTCGACCTCTCGTTTTTGCTCACAGGGGTTTGAGCGGAACGTTTCCTGAGAATACGATGATCGCTTTTCGAAAAGCAATCGATGCAAAGGCGGATTTGATCGAACTGGATGTGACCCTTTCGGAGGATCGGGAAGTTGTCGTAATCCACGACGACGATCTGGATCGAACGACAAAACTCGTCGGGAACGTCCGACGTTTCGATTCCGAAATATTAAGCGAATTGGACGCGGGCTCTTGGTTTTCTAAAAAATTTAAGAAGGAAAGAATTCCGTTTCTAAGAGACGTTTTACGTCTGATTCGAAATTCCAAGACGGATTTGAATATCGAGATCAAATCCACCGGTATGGATTTTCCGATGAGAGAAGATTCCATCGAAAAGAGAGTTTTGGATTTAGTTCTGAAGAATGGACTTGAAAAGAGAATCGTGATTTCCTCGTTTTCTTGGGAATGTTTGGAGAGGGTTCGTAATCTCAATTCTAAGATTAAACTGGGTGTTTTGGTCGGGGATGATGAAAGCGGAAATCTGGAAGAGGCGATCGTTTTCGCCGAGAAGTTCGAGGCTTGGAGTATTCATCCTTCCAGAGAAGAAGCGAAGGAAGAGAATCTGAAAAGGATTCAAGAGAAGAATTTTTTGTCCGTTGTTTATACGGTGAATGAAGTCGATGAGATGAAACGCTTTTTGGATCGGGGTGCGGACGGTCTTTTTACAAATTTTGCGAAGGACATGAGGAGGCTTCTGAAGAAAGCATATTAG
- a CDS encoding DUF1564 domain-containing protein: MRKFIFQSEPKITSKIREFHSEAETILIPEKYLENLSEEERSALPERIRSLVKKYAVFISSMRRLNSNAGKRKYQKNVGKLKRVNVRMKTGDWLLLGTLAEAHGVSRCFLLNFLLYLESKEVGVSLRKFWVGQPIDHKVYSFIWQLERSQKRISRILRVAPNPLEAPPS; this comes from the coding sequence ATGAGGAAATTCATTTTTCAGAGCGAACCAAAGATTACTTCCAAGATTCGGGAATTTCATTCGGAAGCCGAAACCATTCTGATCCCGGAAAAGTATTTAGAGAATTTATCGGAGGAAGAAAGAAGCGCTCTTCCTGAGAGGATCCGATCTCTCGTGAAGAAATATGCAGTTTTTATTTCTTCTATGAGGAGATTGAATTCGAATGCGGGAAAAAGGAAATATCAGAAGAACGTCGGTAAACTAAAGAGAGTGAACGTGAGAATGAAAACCGGAGATTGGTTACTCCTGGGAACATTGGCGGAAGCTCACGGGGTTTCCCGTTGTTTCCTCCTGAATTTTCTTTTGTATCTCGAATCGAAAGAAGTCGGTGTCTCGCTGAGAAAGTTTTGGGTGGGACAACCCATCGACCACAAGGTCTACAGCTTCATCTGGCAATTAGAACGGTCGCAAAAAAGGATTTCCCGTATTCTCAGGGTAGCACCGAACCCTCTCGAAGCGCCGCCTTCCTAA